One genomic region from Gossypium hirsutum isolate 1008001.06 chromosome D13, Gossypium_hirsutum_v2.1, whole genome shotgun sequence encodes:
- the LOC107920577 gene encoding protein BASIC PENTACYSTEINE4 isoform X4 yields the protein MKKIFYLNFKLQTFSQPFNFCLWRSNSALVSFLRRKFQPSLHFSLKMDGAGQLENGRYKLDRYKGAHPPWNMMPQHHVKEQSNALVMNKKIMSILAERDAAIQERNIAISERKEALAARDEALQQRDKALAERDSALIERDNALAVLQCRESAKNFPFGSGIQRGRTCMHPSYHSSDTDETLNHEMHVTNALPVSTIPSAEGKSCPVKRTKVNRAVSSKSPRKIKKVAEDLNRQVDTEFAPAQEFPDIATSGEMVDGSHLVALPAYHHTHCHRCQTSGTPEWVGVR from the exons ATGAAGAAAATCTTTTATCTGAATTTCAAGTTACAAACCTTTTCCCAACCATTTAACTTCTGTCTCTGGCGATCGAACTCCGCTCTGGTTTCCTTTTTGAGAAGGAAATTTCAACCATCACTCCATTTCTCtttaaaa ATGGATGGTGCTGGACAGCTAGAAAATGGGAGATATAAGCTAGATCGCTACAAAGGAGCACACCCTCCG TGGAACATGATGCCACAGCACCATGTGAAGGAACAAAGCAATGCCTTggtaatgaataaaaaaatcatgtCTATACTTGCTGAGCGGGATGCTGCTATTCAAGAACGGAACATTGCTATTTCTGAAAGGAAGGAAGCCCTTGCTGCGCGAGATGAGGCCCTCCAGCAGCGGGATAAGGCACTTGCTGAGCGGGATAGTGCCTTAATTGAGAGAGATAATGCTTTAGCTGTGCTGCAGTGCCGGGAAAGTGCCAAGAACTTCCCATTTGGTAGTGGCATTCAGAGAGGAAGAACATGCATGCACCCTTCATATCATTCAAGTGATACGGATGAAACTCTCAATCATGAAATGCACGTTACTAATGCCCTCCCAGTATCTACCATCCCTTCTGCAGAAGGCAAGTCATGTCCTGTAAAGCGGACAAAGGTGAATAGAGCTGTTTCGTCAAAGTCACCACGAAAGATTAAGAAAGTGGCTGAGGATTTAAATAGACAAGTTGATACGGAG TTTGCTCCTGCACAGGAGTTCCCCGACATTGCTACAAGTGGGGAAATGGTGGATGGCAGTCATCTTGTTGCACTACCAGCATATCATCATACCCATTGCCACAGATGCCAAACAAGCGGCACGCCCGAGTGGGTGGGCGTAAGATGA
- the LOC107920577 gene encoding protein BASIC PENTACYSTEINE4 isoform X1, producing MKKIFYLNFKLQTFSQPFNFCLWRSNSALVSFLRRKFQPSLHFSLKMDGAGQLENGRYKLDRYKGAHPPWNMMPQHHVKEQSNALVMNKKIMSILAERDAAIQERNIAISERKEALAARDEALQQRDKALAERDSALIERDNALAVLQCRESAKNFPFGSGIQRGRTCMHPSYHSSDTDETLNHEMHVTNALPVSTIPSAEGKSCPVKRTKVNRAVSSKSPRKIKKVAEDLNRQVDTEVRKCKSEWNSEHIGLSLINFDETKISVPVCSCTGVPRHCYKWGNGGWQSSCCTTSISSYPLPQMPNKRHARVGGRKMSGSVFTKLLSRLAAEGYDVSKPLDLKTYWARHGTNRYITIK from the exons ATGAAGAAAATCTTTTATCTGAATTTCAAGTTACAAACCTTTTCCCAACCATTTAACTTCTGTCTCTGGCGATCGAACTCCGCTCTGGTTTCCTTTTTGAGAAGGAAATTTCAACCATCACTCCATTTCTCtttaaaa ATGGATGGTGCTGGACAGCTAGAAAATGGGAGATATAAGCTAGATCGCTACAAAGGAGCACACCCTCCG TGGAACATGATGCCACAGCACCATGTGAAGGAACAAAGCAATGCCTTggtaatgaataaaaaaatcatgtCTATACTTGCTGAGCGGGATGCTGCTATTCAAGAACGGAACATTGCTATTTCTGAAAGGAAGGAAGCCCTTGCTGCGCGAGATGAGGCCCTCCAGCAGCGGGATAAGGCACTTGCTGAGCGGGATAGTGCCTTAATTGAGAGAGATAATGCTTTAGCTGTGCTGCAGTGCCGGGAAAGTGCCAAGAACTTCCCATTTGGTAGTGGCATTCAGAGAGGAAGAACATGCATGCACCCTTCATATCATTCAAGTGATACGGATGAAACTCTCAATCATGAAATGCACGTTACTAATGCCCTCCCAGTATCTACCATCCCTTCTGCAGAAGGCAAGTCATGTCCTGTAAAGCGGACAAAGGTGAATAGAGCTGTTTCGTCAAAGTCACCACGAAAGATTAAGAAAGTGGCTGAGGATTTAAATAGACAAGTTGATACGGAGGTAAGGAAGTGTAAATCTGAGTGGAATAGTGAGCATATTGGATTGAGCTTGATAAACTTTGACGAAACCAAAATTTCTGTGCCAGTTTGCTCCTGCACAGGAGTTCCCCGACATTGCTACAAGTGGGGAAATGGTGGATGGCAGTCATCTTGTTGCACTACCAGCATATCATCATACCCATTGCCACAGATGCCAAACAAGCGGCACGCCCGAGTGGGTGGGCGTAAGATGAGTGGTAGTGTGTTCACAAAGTTACTCAGTCGTCTGGCTGCTGAAGGCTACGATGTTTCAAAACCACTGGATCTGAAGACCTACTGGGCTAGACATGGGACAAATCGCTACATCACCATCAAGTAA
- the LOC107920577 gene encoding protein BASIC PENTACYSTEINE4 isoform X2, whose protein sequence is MDGAGQLENGRYKLDRYKGAHPPWNMMPQHHVKEQSNALVMNKKIMSILAERDAAIQERNIAISERKEALAARDEALQQRDKALAERDSALIERDNALAVLQCRESAKNFPFGSGIQRGRTCMHPSYHSSDTDETLNHEMHVTNALPVSTIPSAEGKSCPVKRTKVNRAVSSKSPRKIKKVAEDLNRQVDTEVRKCKSEWNSEHIGLSLINFDETKISVPVCSCTGVPRHCYKWGNGGWQSSCCTTSISSYPLPQMPNKRHARVGGRKMSGSVFTKLLSRLAAEGYDVSKPLDLKTYWARHGTNRYITIK, encoded by the exons ATGGATGGTGCTGGACAGCTAGAAAATGGGAGATATAAGCTAGATCGCTACAAAGGAGCACACCCTCCG TGGAACATGATGCCACAGCACCATGTGAAGGAACAAAGCAATGCCTTggtaatgaataaaaaaatcatgtCTATACTTGCTGAGCGGGATGCTGCTATTCAAGAACGGAACATTGCTATTTCTGAAAGGAAGGAAGCCCTTGCTGCGCGAGATGAGGCCCTCCAGCAGCGGGATAAGGCACTTGCTGAGCGGGATAGTGCCTTAATTGAGAGAGATAATGCTTTAGCTGTGCTGCAGTGCCGGGAAAGTGCCAAGAACTTCCCATTTGGTAGTGGCATTCAGAGAGGAAGAACATGCATGCACCCTTCATATCATTCAAGTGATACGGATGAAACTCTCAATCATGAAATGCACGTTACTAATGCCCTCCCAGTATCTACCATCCCTTCTGCAGAAGGCAAGTCATGTCCTGTAAAGCGGACAAAGGTGAATAGAGCTGTTTCGTCAAAGTCACCACGAAAGATTAAGAAAGTGGCTGAGGATTTAAATAGACAAGTTGATACGGAGGTAAGGAAGTGTAAATCTGAGTGGAATAGTGAGCATATTGGATTGAGCTTGATAAACTTTGACGAAACCAAAATTTCTGTGCCAGTTTGCTCCTGCACAGGAGTTCCCCGACATTGCTACAAGTGGGGAAATGGTGGATGGCAGTCATCTTGTTGCACTACCAGCATATCATCATACCCATTGCCACAGATGCCAAACAAGCGGCACGCCCGAGTGGGTGGGCGTAAGATGAGTGGTAGTGTGTTCACAAAGTTACTCAGTCGTCTGGCTGCTGAAGGCTACGATGTTTCAAAACCACTGGATCTGAAGACCTACTGGGCTAGACATGGGACAAATCGCTACATCACCATCAAGTAA
- the LOC107920577 gene encoding protein BASIC PENTACYSTEINE4 isoform X3 codes for MQWNMMPQHHVKEQSNALVMNKKIMSILAERDAAIQERNIAISERKEALAARDEALQQRDKALAERDSALIERDNALAVLQCRESAKNFPFGSGIQRGRTCMHPSYHSSDTDETLNHEMHVTNALPVSTIPSAEGKSCPVKRTKVNRAVSSKSPRKIKKVAEDLNRQVDTEVRKCKSEWNSEHIGLSLINFDETKISVPVCSCTGVPRHCYKWGNGGWQSSCCTTSISSYPLPQMPNKRHARVGGRKMSGSVFTKLLSRLAAEGYDVSKPLDLKTYWARHGTNRYITIK; via the coding sequence ATGCAGTGGAACATGATGCCACAGCACCATGTGAAGGAACAAAGCAATGCCTTggtaatgaataaaaaaatcatgtCTATACTTGCTGAGCGGGATGCTGCTATTCAAGAACGGAACATTGCTATTTCTGAAAGGAAGGAAGCCCTTGCTGCGCGAGATGAGGCCCTCCAGCAGCGGGATAAGGCACTTGCTGAGCGGGATAGTGCCTTAATTGAGAGAGATAATGCTTTAGCTGTGCTGCAGTGCCGGGAAAGTGCCAAGAACTTCCCATTTGGTAGTGGCATTCAGAGAGGAAGAACATGCATGCACCCTTCATATCATTCAAGTGATACGGATGAAACTCTCAATCATGAAATGCACGTTACTAATGCCCTCCCAGTATCTACCATCCCTTCTGCAGAAGGCAAGTCATGTCCTGTAAAGCGGACAAAGGTGAATAGAGCTGTTTCGTCAAAGTCACCACGAAAGATTAAGAAAGTGGCTGAGGATTTAAATAGACAAGTTGATACGGAGGTAAGGAAGTGTAAATCTGAGTGGAATAGTGAGCATATTGGATTGAGCTTGATAAACTTTGACGAAACCAAAATTTCTGTGCCAGTTTGCTCCTGCACAGGAGTTCCCCGACATTGCTACAAGTGGGGAAATGGTGGATGGCAGTCATCTTGTTGCACTACCAGCATATCATCATACCCATTGCCACAGATGCCAAACAAGCGGCACGCCCGAGTGGGTGGGCGTAAGATGAGTGGTAGTGTGTTCACAAAGTTACTCAGTCGTCTGGCTGCTGAAGGCTACGATGTTTCAAAACCACTGGATCTGAAGACCTACTGGGCTAGACATGGGACAAATCGCTACATCACCATCAAGTAA